The Chthoniobacterales bacterium genomic sequence CGTGCGCATCGAAGTCCTCAGCGTCGGTGACGGGCGCTACCGCTTGCGCCGATGAAAAAACACCCTCGTCTGCACTGGATCGTTGTCGGGATTCTTGCCTGGGCTGTTGCCGCCTACTTGCTTGCACCTTGGGCCTGGCGCCAACTTTCCCGTCATGATCCCGCGTTCGACGGCGCCCCGCACATCACACACACAGCCGATGGTCATCCCGGCGATCCGCTCAATATCGCCTTGGTCGGAAGCGAAGCTGATGTCGTGCGCGCCATGCATGCCGCCAGTTGGTATCCGGCCGACCCGATCACCTTCGCCACCAGCGCCCGCATCGTGGCCGACTCCGTGCTTCGCAAGCCGGATGATTCCGCGCCGGTGAGCAATCTTTACCTTTTCGGGCGCAAGGAAGATCTCGCCTTCGAACTGCCGGTGGGCGACAGCCCCCGCCGGCGACACCATGTCCGTTTCTGGTTGTGGGACCGGAAATACGACGGTCGCGAGGTATGGATCGGCAGCGCGTCGTTCGACGAGCGTGTAGGACTCAGCCACACCACGGGTGAGGTGACCCACCACATCGCGCCCGATGTGGATGCGGAACGCGATCTCATCATGCAAGGGCTGCAGAAAGCCGGTTGTGCCGCATCCGAGTTCTTCATCGATGGATTCCACAAAAAACTCGAAGGGCGCAACGGCGGTGGCGACCTGTGGCGCACCGACGGCCGCCTGGGCGTCGTGATCCTCGCCACCGGACGATAAGGTGCAGACGGGCGGTGGCGTTTCTGATTGTCTGACGGCATGAATTCTCTCCTGCGTATTTCCCTGCTCGCTGTTGCGGTTCTGTCTGCTCCGGCAATTTGTCGTGCCGCGGACAAAGAATCTGCCGGCGTCGCCTCCGGTTTCATCAATTCCTACATTGAATTCATCAGTGCAGGCACGGGCGGAGGCTACGAGGCCGCGATCTCCTGGATGGAAAAGCGTCCGGATGTGACGGAAAACTTCTGCCGTCGTCTGGCCAAGCTCTACCGTGATGCACTCAAAGAAGATCCGGAACTCGGATATGGCGCCGATGCCGTGATCGGCGGCCAAGACTTTCCCTCGGGCTTCCGGGTGAAATCGAGTGACACCGATAGCGACAGCGCGCGTGTCGTGCTCGAGAGCGCCGATCAGGACTTTCCCATGGAGATCAAAGTCGATCTTGTTCGCTCGGAAGACGGCTCTTGGCTGGTTGATGGTTCAGGCGATTTGGCGGGGGATTGACTGTTGTCGCCATCCGCCTGTCCCGCTTGCCAGCGCTTCTTGGGGGCGATATTTTGCGCGAAGAAGGAAGGGTGGCAGAGCGGTTTAATGCACCGGTCTTGAAAACCGGAGAGGCGCAAGTCTCCGTGGGTTCAAATCCCACCCCTTCCGCCACTTTTCACGATAATCCAGCCATGAACGACAAAGACTACGCGCATCCCGAAGCATTGGTGTCCACCGAATGGGTGGCGAAACATCTCGATGACCCGTCAGTGCGGATCGTCGAGAGCAACGAGGACGTGTTGCTTTACGACACCGGTCACATCCCCGGTGCGGTGCATATCGACTGGCGCGCCGATTTGCAGGATCAGACCGTGCGCGACTACATCACGCCAGCGGAGTTCGCCGCGGTGTGCTCGAAGAACGGGATCGGGCCAGACACGACGTGCGTTTTTTACGGCGACAAGTCGAACTGGTGGGCGTGCTACGCGCTCTGGGTGTTCCGGTTGTTCGGGCACAAGAAAGTCAAGATCATGAACGGCGGGCGTGACAAATGGGCGGCGGAAGGGCGTCCGCTGACGCGGGAGAAACCGCACTACGCGCCGGCAAATTATCCCGTGCCCGCGGCGCGCCTCGATGCGGAGATCCGCGCGTTTTACGAGGATGCGAAAAAGCACAGCGAGCAGAAGCTTCCGCTCATCGACGTTCGCTCACCGGGTGAATTCCGCGGCGAGATCACCCATATGCCGGAGTATCCGCAGGAGGGTGTGCTGCGCGGCGGTCATGTGCCGGGGGCGCGGAGCGTTCCGTGGAAGACGGCGGTGAACGACGACGGAACTTTCAAATCCCGTGCCGAGTTGGAGAAAATCTACACGCAGGGATGTGCGCTGGGTCCGGGCAAGGACATCGTCGCCTATTGCCGCATTGGCGAGCGGTCGAGCCACACGTGGTTCGTGCTCACTTACCTTTTGGGATACGACAAAGTGCGCAACTACGACGGTTCATGGACCGAGTGGGGCAACCGTGTGCGCGCGCCGATCGCGGTGGGGGAGTGACCAAGTCGGGCTTCGATCAATGAGAACCGGCAAAAAAACGCTTCTTCCCCTCGCGCTCCTGCTCTGCGGGTGCGCCGGCATGGATCTGGGCAGCGACACGGGCGGTCCGCGCACGGCCGCCGGCAGCGGGCTGAACTCGGAGCAACGGACGCAATTGCGCCAAGCCGCCAAGTCCGGCGAACACGAGCTGGTGGCAACCGTCGGACGCATGGCCTGGGATGATCCCTCGGACGCGATCGAGTTGGGCAATTACGCCGCCTCGTTGAACCCCGACTGCACCGACCAGATCACGGCGGCGGTGACACGCGCCGTGCAGCGTTAAGAATTTTTTCCATTCCGCTCCCGGATGTGCCGGTCCGCGGATCGGATGCTCTTCAAAGCAGGTCCATACGGACACTGGTGGGGCGGCCGCGCTTGCCTGCGCGCAAAATGTGCAAACGCCGGAACCCGGCGAAGCTGATGTAGGTGACCAATGGCGTGGCCAGCGTGGCAACGGTCATGCAGACGATCAGACTCAGAAGTTTGCCCTGCTGTTTGGACGGCACCTGCATCACCGCCACGGCCACACCCAGACCCATCCCGAGCGCGGCACCCCACGCGGTCGTGCGCGCTTTGGCCACCGAGTAAAGTTTGCTCCGCTCGCTGAAGCGGTAAGAAAGCCCGGAGATGGATACGCCGGCCGCGATTGCCATGACAGCCGCATAACCCGCGAGATAGTAGTTGAGGTGATTCTTTTTGGCCCACGCCCGGAAGCTTTCTTTTTTTTGGGGTGCGCGCGGAGTTTCCGCCGTTGCGGACTGCTGGGCGCGGCAATCGGCCAACGCAGGGCCGAGTGCGAGGAAGGCGGCGCATAGCAGCGCGGCTATGGCTGATTGACGCATGGGGGGGTGGAGAAGATCAGCCGCGCGGTGCGAGTTCGATCTGTTGCCGCAATTTGGCTATGGTTCGCGCGGGCAGGACGCCTTTCCATTGCGTGCCGGGATAAATCATCGCTTCGCGTCCCACGACAGAGCCGGGGCTGAGCACGCTGTTGCATCCGATTTCCGCGTGGTCGCCGACGATCGCTCCGAATTTGCGCAGGCCGCTGGGAAACGGGCCGCCGGGGGTATGGACAACGACCTCCGCGTGGTCGAGGCGGACATTGGAAAGAATGACGCCGGCGCCGAGGTGCGCCTTGTATCCGAGGATCGAATCGCCCACGTAGTTGAAATGGGGAACCTGCGCCTCGTCGAAGATGATGCTGTTTTTGAACTCGCAGGAATTGCCGAGCACGGCGCTGTTGCCGACGATGACGTTTTCGCGGATGTAGCAGCCGGCGCGGATCTCGCAGTTGTCGCCGATCCACGCCGGGCCCTTGACCATCGCGCCTTGTTCGATCGTCGTGCCGTGGCCGATGTAAACCGCGTTGCTGATGAACGGGCGGCCGATTTGCTTGCCGTGGATCGCCGGCTTCAGGCGGAACTGCAAATAGGAGGCGATGAGCGGGAGTGCCTCCCAGACATTGTTGACCTTTTCAAACAGCGAGCGGTGGTCGGTGTGCTCGAGCGAGAGAAACTCGGAAGGTGGGAAATTCATGCGCCGGTTCTGGTGAGCTTGGTGCCGTCCTTGGTGTCTTTTACCACCCAGCCGCGCCGGAGCAATTCATCCCTGAGGACATCGCTCTTGCTCCAGTCCTTGGCCGCACGCGCGGCATTCCGCTCTTCGAGCAATGCCGTGATCTCCGCGGGGACGCCCGTGGCATCGGCTTCCAGTCGCAGCACAGAGTTGATCCGCTGCCAGTAATCGAGAATGCCGCGGGCTTCTTCCGGAGGGACCTCGCCTTTGTCCATCGCCCGGTTGGTGTCGCGCACGAGGTCGAAAAGCGCGCCAAGCGCGGCGGAAATGTTGAGGTCGTCGTCGAGGGCTCCGGCGAACTTGTCCCCCGCGACGAGCGGATGCGGCGCGCTTTGCGCGGCGGTCGAGGCCAGCTCCGACAGCCGTTGCTGCCACTCGTCGAGACGTTGGAGCGCGCTGCGCGCCCCGGCCAGCCCCTCGAAAGTGAAATTGAGCGGTAGCCGGTAATGGGCGGACAGAAGAACGTAGCGCACCTCGCGCCCGGTCCACCCTTTGTCGAGCAAGTCACGCAGGGTGTAAAAATTGCCGAACGACTTGGCCATTTTGCGTCCGTCCACCATCAAGTGCGCGCAATGCATCCAGAGGTTGACGAATTTCGCCCCCGTGCAGCATTCGGTCTGCGCGATTTCGGCCTCGTGGTGGGGAAAAATGTTGTCCACGCCGCCGCAGTGGATATCGAGACGGTCGCCGAGCAACGCGGTAGCCATGGCACTGCACTCGATATGCCAACCCGGGCGTCCCGGTCCCCACGGGCTGTCCCACTTCACATCGCCATCTTCGCGGTCGTGCGCTTTCCAGAGCGCAAAATCGCCGATACTCTCTTTTTCGTATTCGTCGGAGCGCACGCGCCCCGAGGGGCGGAGTTCCTCGAGATTCAAGTGGGCGAGTTTCCCGTAGGACGGGAAGCTGGCGATGCGGAAATAAACCGATGCGTCCTCGGCCTTGTAGGCGTGTCCGGCGGCGACGAGTTTTTCGATCATCGCGATCATGCGTGCGATGTGCTCGGGTTCGGTGGCGCAGGGGAACCCGGCGGCGGGTTTGATGCGCAGCGTGTCCAAGTCCTGGAAAAAGGCTTCTTTGAACGGCCGGGTGAAGTCGGCGAGGGGGATGCCCTTTTCCCGCGCGCCGCGTATGGTTTTGTCGTCCACGTCGGTGAGATTCATCACGCGCCGGACGTCGAATCCGCGGTATTCGAGGTGCCGCTGGAGGAGGTCCTCGAAAATGTAGGCGCGGAAGTTGCCGATGTGCGCGTGGTTGTAAACCGTGGGACCGCAGGTGTAGAGGCGCACGGTTTTGCCGTCGGGATCGAGCGGCACGAACGGCTCGACCGAACGGGTGAGCGTGTTGTGGAAGCGAATCAGAAGAGTCGAGGGTTGAAGGTTGAAATTTGAAGCATGGCGGGCCGCTTCATGACGGCAACTCCACCGAGGCCACGGCCATGGCGGCGATGCCTTCGCCGCGACCGATGGAACCGAGGCCTTCGTTGGTCGTGGCTTTCACCCCGATCCGCGCCGGGGCCAACCCGAGGACCTGCCCCAGTTCCTTGCGCATCGCATCCACGTAAGGCCCGACCTTCGGCGCCTCGGCGATGATCGTGGCGTCGATGTTGCGGAGTTTTCCGCCGTGGGTGTTCAACAGATTGCGCGCCAACTTGAGGATTTCCATGCTGCTGATTCCGCGGAGCGACTCGTCGGTGTTCGGAAAATGGTGGCCGATGTCGCGTTCACCGATGGCCCCGAGGATCGCGTCGGCGATCGCGTGGCTCAGGACGTCCGCATCGGAATGTCCGGCCAGACCGCGTTCGTGCGGAATGGCGACACCGCCGAGAACCAGCGCTCGCCCTTCCGCGAAACGGTGGATGTCATAGCCGAGGCCGGTGGTGGTCATGGGAAAGTCCTGGGTTCAGGAATGAGGGTTGAGGGAGTCAGGCGGCAACAAGGGACGCGATATCGGCGTTGCCGCTCACGGCGCTGATGCTGAACTTGTTCGGTGTGTCGGCGTGCGGCTGGAGATCGACGACGCCTCCCGCCGCCCGCACGAGGAGCACGCCGGCGGCGATGTCCCAGAGACCGATGGAGCTTTCGATGTAGGCGTCGAGGCGACCGCAGGCCACGTAAGCGATGTCGAGTGCCGCGCTCCCGAGCATGCGCATTTTTTTCACGCGGCGGATGGCGCGGCTGAACACGGGCAGCGTGTTGTCGATGGTGTCGATGGTTTTGGATACACCCATCGAAACAATGCAGTCCTGAAGCTCCGTGCGGTCGCTTACGCGGATTTCCCTTCCGTTGAGCCGGGCCGGCCCACCGGCTTCGACCGTCCAGGTCTCGCCGCGCATCGGGTCGTGGATCACCCCGGCGACGATATCGTTGTTGCGCCGGACGGCGATGGTGGTGGCGAAATGCGGGATGCCGTAGAAGTAGTTCACGGTGCCGTCGAGCGGATCGATGATCCACTCATGGTCCCCGGTGCCCCCGCGGATCCCTTCCTCGCCGAGGATGGCATGATCCGGGTGGAGGGCGAGGATGTGGTCCTCGATAAGGCGCTGGGTGCGGCGGTCGAGTTCCAGCTTGATGTCGTGTGCGTGCATGGCATCGACCTCGAGTGGTTTTTCGAAGTTGTCGCGCAGCAGCTTGCCGGCGAGGAGCGCGGCATCGACCGCGGTGGAGAGAAATTCGGACATGTCCGGTGATTTGGTAGCAGATGCGGCGCGCGCCGCGGACAAAAAAATCGGGAGGGGAATAATCCCCTCCCGTGAACTTTCAAAACCGTGAAGGTTTAGCGACGACGCTTCTTCGCGGCTTTTTTCTTAGCAGCCTTTTTGGCGGGCTTGCGCTTCGCAACTTTCTTCTTGGCGGCTTTCTTCTTTTTAACGGCCATCCAAAATCCCCCCTTTCGAACCGCAGTGGCGGGTTTGGAGATTGCTGTTGGGGCAACTCACAATCGTTTTGGTAGAACCGCTGCGCATCATCGTCAACGGTTTTCTGGAAAAATTTTCAAAAAATTTCGGGCGCATTGTGCGCGAGGTGCATCATTCGCGCGGGAAAAACGCGTTTGTTTCGCCGCAATCAACGGCGACGCAGCATGTCGCCGACCTTCGCGGCGATGTCTTCGACCGGCCATAAACGTCCCGCGCCCTCGTATCCGCATGCGAGCATTCCTTCGTCGGGACCGATGATCACCGCGCCGCGCGCGCGCAGCACATCGGTGTTCTGCGCCGTGGCGGGATGCGACCACATTTTGCCGTTCATCGCCGGCGCGATGACGAGCGGTGCGCGTGTGGCGAGCGCGATGCAGGTGAGCGCGTCATCGGCGAGGCCGAGTGCAAGGCGCGCGATGGCCGAGGCGGAAGCGGGGGCGACAAGCAGCAGGTCGGCGCGGTCGGCCAGCTCGATGTGTCCGGGGATCCAGCCCGCTTGCTCGTCGAACAGGCCGGTCGTCACCGGATTTTTGCTCAGGGTCTGCAGAGTGAGCGCGGTGATGAAGCGCTGCGCGCCTTCGGTCATGACCACATGCACGTCGTGCCCGTCTTTGCACAGCAGGCTGGCAAGGTCGGCGGCCTTGAAGGCGGCGATCGAACCGGTGACCCCGAGGACGATGGTTTTGCGGTCGGCCATGTCAGCCCTCCAGCGAGATGATGCGCCGGCTGAGGTAGCGCTCGGCGCGGGTGATGGCGCGGAACTTGGTGAGGTCCTCCTCCATGGATCCGCTGATGATGGTGTATTTGTATTCGCGCCAGCACCGCATTTCCACGGCGGCCGTTTGCAGGCGACGCTCAATTTGTTCCCCGGTCTCGGTGCCGCGCTTGCGCAGGCGGTGCCGGAGTTCCTCGATGTCCGGAGGCATGATGAAAATATCGACGAGCGAGTCGCGGATGAAAGGATCGGCGTTCCGGCGGATGGTGGCCGCGCCTTGCGTGTCGATATCGACCAGCACGTCGATGCCTCGTCGCAGCTGCTCGTCGATGGTTTTGCGAAGCGTCCCGTAGTATTGGTCGTGGACCCGGGCGTGTTCGAGGAATTCTCCCGCGGCGATGCGGCGCTCGAATTCCGCGGTGTCGAGAAAGTGGTAATCTTCGCCGTCGATCTCGCCCGCGCGCGGCGGTCGCGTGGTGCAGGATACGGAATAAACCGTGTCGGGTGTTTGGCGCAGCGAGCTGCAGATGGTGGACTTGCCCGCGCCGGACGGCGCCGAGATGACGAAGAGTATGCCGAGGCGCTTCATCGCTTATTCGACATTTTGCACCTGCTCGCGCAGGCGCTCCAGTTCCGTTTTGGCGGCGACGACGTGGCGGGTCACGGCGGCGAGGTTGGCTTTCGATCCGATGGTGTTGCACTCGCGGAACATTTCCTGGGCGAGGAAATCAAGGGTGCGTCCGTTGGCGTCCCTGGCATCTAGCCCGGCCCGGAATTGAGCAATATGGCTGGCCAGCCGGCTGAGTTCCTCCGTGATGTCCGAGCGGTCGGCAAAAAGGGCAAGTTCGCGAGCCAGACGTTCGTCATCGGCGGCAAACGGCGCGGCGATTTCGGCGAGCCGGGCGCGCATGGCCTCGCGGTGCTTGGCGGTGACGGACGGCGCGAGCTTTTCTATCGCTGCGATTTCTTTCGCGAAGCGGTCCAGCAGGCGCAGAAGTTCTTTGGCGAGATGCGCGCCTTCCTTGTTGCGCATCGCCTCGAGTGCCTTGAGGGCTGCGCGCGCCGCCTTGCAGAGGGCCGCGGTGTCGGGCGTGGACGCACCGGCATTCTCGCGGACGGCGGCGGCGTAAAGCCGGATGACGTCGGAAAGCGACGGCTCGCCGGGAATTTTCAGCGAGCTTTGCACGCGCGAAATGTCCGCGTGAAGGCGCCGGAAGAGATCGGGATCAACGAGCGGCCGGTCTTTTTTCCCGGACGAGACGGATGCGGTGACGGTGGCGCGTCCGCGCACCACGGCAGGGGCGATGATTTCGCGCAACTGGTTTTCCGCCGGGCCGAGTTCGCGCGGCAGATTGAAGACGAGTTCCGCGTTGCGGCGGTTGACGGTGGAAATCTCGATCGAGTAGCGCGTGCCTCCGCTGATGCATTCTCCGCGGCCGAATCCTGTCATGCTTTTCACTGGACGGAATGACAGCGCTTGTCGCGCCTCGTGTCGAGCTTGCGGCTCGGGGTGCGTGGCGCCTAATGTCGGGCGAGATGGCGACCGATGATCCATTTTTGCAGGCGGCGATCGCGGAGGCGCGCCGCGGACGCGAAGAGGGTGGCATCCCGATCGGCTCGGTGCTGGTGCTGGATGGAAAAATCATCGGCCGCGGCCACAATCGCCGCGTGCAGGACGGCAGTGTGATCCATCATGCGGAGATGAATTGTCTGGAGAACGCCGGAAGGCTGCCCGCATCGGTTTACCGCCGCTGCACGATTTATTCGACGCTTTCGCCCTGTCCGATGTGCAGCGGGGCCATTCTCCTTTACGGCATTCCCAAGGTCGTGATCGGCGAGAACGAAACTTTCCGTGGTCCGGAGGGTTACGTCCGCTCGCAAGGGGTTGCGGTGGAAGTCCGGCAGGATGCGGAGTGCATCGCCCTCATGAAGGATTTCATCGCCGCGGAGCCGGACCTTTGGAATGAGGACATAGGAGAGTGAGATAGAGGAGTGACGTGTGACGAGTGAGTTGTGGCGAGTTGGTGTCTTGGTGGCCGCGGGCTTGCTCGTCTCCTGCGGGCCGTCAAAGTCCCAGCCGGGAAAGGAAACCCAACCCGACAAGAAGACCGGCAGTGTCATATTCTTCCACATCGACGGTGCCGGCGTGGCGCAATGGCAGATGGCGCGCATGGTCATCGCCGGGCCCGATGGCGAGATCAACTGGGACAAAATTCCGCACATCGCGGTTTACCGCGGACACCAGGAGAACACGCTCACCACTTCATCGAATGCGGCGGCGACGGCGCATGCTTACGGGGTGAAGGTTCCCTACGATGCGTTCGGCACGGACGGCAAATCGGATCAACCCCCGCTCGCGCCATCGGGGAAGCGGCTAAGCATCATGCAGGAGGCGAAGGCTCGTGGTTTGGCTGTCGGGGTGGTGAACAGCGGCAGTGCGGTCGAACCCGGCACGGCGTGTTTTCTCACCAGCGTGCACGCGCGTGCGGATGATGCGGAGATCGTTGCCCAGCAACTCGCTTCGGGCGCCGATGTCATCCTCGCGGGCGGCGAGGAATGGTATCTGCCGGAGGGTGTGCAGGGCAGGCACTGTCCCGGCAAGCGGAAGGACGGCCGCAATCTGATCGAGGAGGCGAAGGTTGCAGGCTATCGCGTGGTGTTCACGCGGGAGGAATTGGCCGCGCTGCCCGACAACGCCGGCAAGGTGCTCGGTATTTTCGCTTCTCAGGACACCTTCAACGATGAACCCGAGGAGGCGCTCGACGAGAAAAAATTGCCCTCTTACGACCCCCAAGGACCAACGGTTGCGGAAATGACCAAAGCCGCGCTGCGATTTTTGTCCGGCCGCCAATTTTTTCTCGTGGTCGAGGAGGAGGGCACCGACAACTTCGGCAATTGCAACAATGCGACGGGTCTGATCGAGGCGCTCAGGCGCGGCGACGAGGGCTTGGGCGTCGCGCTGGATTTCGTGGAGAAACATCCCGACACGCTTCTTGTCACCTTCGGCGACAGCGAAGCGGGAAACCCGGATGTGTTGGGATTGCGCGGCACCAAGGGCGAGGCGGAGATGCTGCGCACGTCGCGGGATGCCAACGGCGCGCCGCTTGATGGCGCAAAGCGAGCGCCCGAGGGTGGTATTGCCGAACCTTTCACCAGCGCGCCGGACAAGGCCGGACGGAGTCATCAGTTTGTCGTCACGTGGGGTTCCAAACTCGACTCAAGTGGCGCGATCCTAGTGCGGGCCGCAGGGTTCAACGCCGACAAAGTCCGTGGATCTTTCGACAACACGGGGCTGTATCCGCTTTTTTACGAAACATTGTTCGGGACAACGCCATGACGGCCTACACCGAGGTGGTCTGTCCGACCTGCCACGAAAGCTTCGAGGTTCCCGCGCCGGCCTTGTCGGAGGTTCCCTGCGAATGGGATTACGACTGCGAAGTCTGCTGCGCGCCGATGCGCATTGTTTTCAGCGCGGACGATGAATTGGTTGTCGCCGAAGCGCGCGGTTTGGGGGAGTAGATTAGCCGTTCTTAACGCTCGAGGACAGTCGCCAAGCGCAGCAAACTTGGTTGATCCATTTGGTTAGGCATTTTTGACGTGTCGCCGAATCCAAGATGACCTGCGGCGACAATAGACCACAGCGCGCTCCAGAACGTTTTCCGCGTCGTGCGTTTAGTAGATAGCTAACGGGAAGCGGTTGGATAGCGCGCGGTGGGAACTGCGATAGGCCTTCGGATGGATGCCGAAGAAGATCTTCAACGCTTCGATATAGGCGTAAAGGCTCGCCAGAAAATAACGACTTCGCTCAGGCGCGGCTCCGACGAAGGCGGCGACGTCGCGCTGGAGTGCATTGTTGGGTGCTACTGCTTCCATAGCTGGCCAGACCTCTCAACGATGCAGTGGTAACAAGCGCTGCTTTTACCGTCTTTGTTATACCAATCATGTTGACCACCAGCGGCCTCGCAGTCCTTCCCCTTCGCAGCGATTCCCAGGTCAATGAGAAGCCACGGTAAACGGCTGCGGACTTTGGTGCGCCACCGGTAGGGACTCGTTGGTTTCATCCTTAGCTTTTATTGCACCCAACAGATAGTATACGACAGCGCGTTAATATTGGGTTTTGCTACTGGTCGCATATTGCTGGGCAGTTAGGAGCAGTTTTCAGGGTTTGGAGTGTGTCCGTGTGGGGCAATCCTGAACCGTTTTTCTTCCTGATTTTGGTGTGAATGGGGAGGCAATAAAAAACCCGCG encodes the following:
- a CDS encoding nucleoside deaminase, whose translation is MATDDPFLQAAIAEARRGREEGGIPIGSVLVLDGKIIGRGHNRRVQDGSVIHHAEMNCLENAGRLPASVYRRCTIYSTLSPCPMCSGAILLYGIPKVVIGENETFRGPEGYVRSQGVAVEVRQDAECIALMKDFIAAEPDLWNEDIGE
- a CDS encoding inositol monophosphatase is translated as MSEFLSTAVDAALLAGKLLRDNFEKPLEVDAMHAHDIKLELDRRTQRLIEDHILALHPDHAILGEEGIRGGTGDHEWIIDPLDGTVNYFYGIPHFATTIAVRRNNDIVAGVIHDPMRGETWTVEAGGPARLNGREIRVSDRTELQDCIVSMGVSKTIDTIDNTLPVFSRAIRRVKKMRMLGSAALDIAYVACGRLDAYIESSIGLWDIAAGVLLVRAAGGVVDLQPHADTPNKFSISAVSGNADIASLVAA
- a CDS encoding UDP-N-acetylglucosamine diphosphorylase, which produces MNFPPSEFLSLEHTDHRSLFEKVNNVWEALPLIASYLQFRLKPAIHGKQIGRPFISNAVYIGHGTTIEQGAMVKGPAWIGDNCEIRAGCYIRENVIVGNSAVLGNSCEFKNSIIFDEAQVPHFNYVGDSILGYKAHLGAGVILSNVRLDHAEVVVHTPGGPFPSGLRKFGAIVGDHAEIGCNSVLSPGSVVGREAMIYPGTQWKGVLPARTIAKLRQQIELAPRG
- a CDS encoding phosphopantothenoylcysteine decarboxylase → MADRKTIVLGVTGSIAAFKAADLASLLCKDGHDVHVVMTEGAQRFITALTLQTLSKNPVTTGLFDEQAGWIPGHIELADRADLLLVAPASASAIARLALGLADDALTCIALATRAPLVIAPAMNGKMWSHPATAQNTDVLRARGAVIIGPDEGMLACGYEGAGRLWPVEDIAAKVGDMLRRR
- a CDS encoding sulfurtransferase gives rise to the protein MNDKDYAHPEALVSTEWVAKHLDDPSVRIVESNEDVLLYDTGHIPGAVHIDWRADLQDQTVRDYITPAEFAAVCSKNGIGPDTTCVFYGDKSNWWACYALWVFRLFGHKKVKIMNGGRDKWAAEGRPLTREKPHYAPANYPVPAARLDAEIRAFYEDAKKHSEQKLPLIDVRSPGEFRGEITHMPEYPQEGVLRGGHVPGARSVPWKTAVNDDGTFKSRAELEKIYTQGCALGPGKDIVAYCRIGERSSHTWFVLTYLLGYDKVRNYDGSWTEWGNRVRAPIAVGE
- a CDS encoding 2-C-methyl-D-erythritol 2,4-cyclodiphosphate synthase, giving the protein MTTTGLGYDIHRFAEGRALVLGGVAIPHERGLAGHSDADVLSHAIADAILGAIGERDIGHHFPNTDESLRGISSMEILKLARNLLNTHGGKLRNIDATIIAEAPKVGPYVDAMRKELGQVLGLAPARIGVKATTNEGLGSIGRGEGIAAMAVASVELPS
- a CDS encoding YicC family protein, giving the protein MDHRSPSRPTLGATHPEPQARHEARQALSFRPVKSMTGFGRGECISGGTRYSIEISTVNRRNAELVFNLPRELGPAENQLREIIAPAVVRGRATVTASVSSGKKDRPLVDPDLFRRLHADISRVQSSLKIPGEPSLSDVIRLYAAAVRENAGASTPDTAALCKAARAALKALEAMRNKEGAHLAKELLRLLDRFAKEIAAIEKLAPSVTAKHREAMRARLAEIAAPFAADDERLARELALFADRSDITEELSRLASHIAQFRAGLDARDANGRTLDFLAQEMFRECNTIGSKANLAAVTRHVVAAKTELERLREQVQNVE
- a CDS encoding alkaline phosphatase, whose amino-acid sequence is MTSELWRVGVLVAAGLLVSCGPSKSQPGKETQPDKKTGSVIFFHIDGAGVAQWQMARMVIAGPDGEINWDKIPHIAVYRGHQENTLTTSSNAAATAHAYGVKVPYDAFGTDGKSDQPPLAPSGKRLSIMQEAKARGLAVGVVNSGSAVEPGTACFLTSVHARADDAEIVAQQLASGADVILAGGEEWYLPEGVQGRHCPGKRKDGRNLIEEAKVAGYRVVFTREELAALPDNAGKVLGIFASQDTFNDEPEEALDEKKLPSYDPQGPTVAEMTKAALRFLSGRQFFLVVEEEGTDNFGNCNNATGLIEALRRGDEGLGVALDFVEKHPDTLLVTFGDSEAGNPDVLGLRGTKGEAEMLRTSRDANGAPLDGAKRAPEGGIAEPFTSAPDKAGRSHQFVVTWGSKLDSSGAILVRAAGFNADKVRGSFDNTGLYPLFYETLFGTTP
- a CDS encoding cysteine--tRNA ligase translates to MIRFHNTLTRSVEPFVPLDPDGKTVRLYTCGPTVYNHAHIGNFRAYIFEDLLQRHLEYRGFDVRRVMNLTDVDDKTIRGAREKGIPLADFTRPFKEAFFQDLDTLRIKPAAGFPCATEPEHIARMIAMIEKLVAAGHAYKAEDASVYFRIASFPSYGKLAHLNLEELRPSGRVRSDEYEKESIGDFALWKAHDREDGDVKWDSPWGPGRPGWHIECSAMATALLGDRLDIHCGGVDNIFPHHEAEIAQTECCTGAKFVNLWMHCAHLMVDGRKMAKSFGNFYTLRDLLDKGWTGREVRYVLLSAHYRLPLNFTFEGLAGARSALQRLDEWQQRLSELASTAAQSAPHPLVAGDKFAGALDDDLNISAALGALFDLVRDTNRAMDKGEVPPEEARGILDYWQRINSVLRLEADATGVPAEITALLEERNAARAAKDWSKSDVLRDELLRRGWVVKDTKDGTKLTRTGA
- a CDS encoding guanylate kinase; its protein translation is MKRLGILFVISAPSGAGKSTICSSLRQTPDTVYSVSCTTRPPRAGEIDGEDYHFLDTAEFERRIAAGEFLEHARVHDQYYGTLRKTIDEQLRRGIDVLVDIDTQGAATIRRNADPFIRDSLVDIFIMPPDIEELRHRLRKRGTETGEQIERRLQTAAVEMRCWREYKYTIISGSMEEDLTKFRAITRAERYLSRRIISLEG
- a CDS encoding CPXCG motif-containing cysteine-rich protein yields the protein MTAYTEVVCPTCHESFEVPAPALSEVPCEWDYDCEVCCAPMRIVFSADDELVVAEARGLGE